A stretch of the Theileria equi strain WA chromosome 1, complete sequence genome encodes the following:
- a CDS encoding hypothetical protein (encoded by transcript BEWA_022270A), producing MQIFLVVYIAFICRICILADEEAKLKEVILDIKNPNSSYINTFNRNPYGLDVKIHVANAGHRISSVAESEAPIWTSSNGYCCDHVAIVRCNEGNCCSSKYVARLMAVYTSDGNGARKPFYYEKDGSSWKAIEEEKFYDSFHIRGSKESKLQTIVLNLGGDNEHKKFYINNSPNFPFLAYTPNMGYRIKKVIYKTALGHRDNRIHVVWSRKSKDEHCIYASFYPKKEPKIGYLVIETKNGLQERFYAQTGTFGGWSAITKEDYLNRLKNEKFDASSFKNRITMDVRDVDSKDIYTEKYTSGDFNSYTRVPLPGFILEKVVDDTLTIWEGAKNGEKCIHANTNSVKGLCYTACLLIRGADNERKVSYFANKNGKWVSVDNLTYTSLIAERKDPAYTHKATGKIVMSSFKNRQDLRIVTYASKVDDSKGDIILVHGIRSYFAGEFLEYNMEWIYEHFGYPVSPDMDGIFLRDKMYTDDNATKYRFLFEYAYLDGGLAFKVFPHLQYEGSFVESLNMMGYNVYGLDLQSQGYSDSNTPARCHVKNFKDYIYDTLQFVSIVKRGKFEDSSQTWNEDLVYKNIPTDKKTFLLGFSMGGNIIVQAVQEFYKNAKEGARLIDGLMIVSGMFNIDCNLNTRAKRAASHFLFLGAWFIPKKQSPYENVTDYGKNFDIFTRYKDPLFYVHGTTHNLLREMFSACKYVKKPKNMVHYPKDLPTILIHSKDDHICDIKGPRRMVEKYFKDNENMKFIELDAGIHHLTVPKSLFLTKTHIREWLEKHTPSATNSNAVDKPTM from the coding sequence ATGCAGATTTTCCTGGTTGTGTATATAGCCTTTATCTGCCGGATATGTATTTTAGCAGATGAAGAGGCTAAACTCAAGGAAGTGATTCTGGATATCAAAAATCCAAATTCTTCCTACATAAACACATTCAACAGAAACCCTTATGGATTAGATGTCAAGATACACGTTGCAAATGCTGGCCATAGGATATCTTCCGTAGCTGAAAGTGAAGCTCCCATATGGACCTCTTCCAATGGTTATTGTTGTGACCATGTTGCCATTGTTAGGTGCAACGAAGGCAACTGTTGTTCAAGTAAATATGTGGCAAGACTTATGGCTGTCTATACTAGTGATGGTAACGGAGCAAGGAAGCCATTctactatgaaaaggatgggTCATCATGGAAGGCTattgaggaagaaaagttttACGACAGCTTCCATATTAGAGGATCCAAGGAGTCAAAGCTACAAACCATTGTTTTAAACCTAGGTGGAGATAATGAACATAAAAAGTTTTACATCAACAATTCTCCCAactttccattccttgcATACACTCCGAACATGGGCTACCGCATTAAAAAGGTAATTTATAAAACCGCCCTAGGACACAGAGATAACCGTATACATGTAGTATGGTCGAGAAAGTCAAAGGATGAGCATTGCATTTACGCTTCCTTTTATCCAAAGAAGGAGCCGAAAATTGGCTACCTGGTTATAGAAACTAAGAATGGTTTGCAGGAAAGGTTTTATGCTCAAACAGGTAcctttggaggatggagTGCTATTACAAAGGAAGACTACCTGAATAGGttaaagaatgaaaaatttgaCGCAAGTAGCTTTAAAAATAGGATAACAATGGATGTGAGAGATGTAGATTCAAAGGACATATATACTGAAAAATACACCAGTGGAGACTTTAACTCTTATACAAGAGTCCCTCTTCCTGGgtttattcttgaaaaGGTCGTTGATGACACTCTTACAATCTGGGAAGGCGCcaaaaatggagagaaaTGCATTCATGCAAATACTAATTCTGTAAAGGGTTTATGTTATACAGCATGTTTGTTAATTAGAGGTGCAGATAATGAGCGTAAAGTTTCTTATTTTGCCAATAAGAATGGGAAATGGGTTAGTGTAGATAACCTAACATACACGAGTCTAATAGCTGAGAGAAAGGATCCAGCTTATACTCATAAAGCCACAGGTAAAATTGTGATGAGTAGTTTTAAGAATAGGCAAGACCTACGGATTGTGACATATGCCTCAAAGGTTGACGATTCCAAGGGAGACATTATTCTCGTCCATGGAATCCGTTCATATTTTGCGGGAGAATTTTTAGAATACAATATGGAGTGGATTTATGAGCATTTTGGATACCCAGTCTCTCCAGACATGGatggaatatttttaagaGACAAAATGTACACAGATGATAACGCTACAAAATATAGATTCCTATTTGAGTATGCATATCTAGACGGAGGACTAGCATTTAAGGTGTTTCCCCACCTTCAATATGAGGGTAGCTTTGTGGAATCCCTAAACATGATGGGTTACAACGTATACGGTTTAGATTTACAATCTCAGGGCTATTCTGATTCCAACACACCCGCAAGATGTCATGTTAagaattttaaagattaCATTTACGACACTCTCCAGTTTGTCAgcattgtaaagagagGTAAATTTGAGGATTCCTCTCAAACATGGAATGAGGATTTAGTCTACAAGAACATTCCTACAGATAAAAAGACATTCTTGCTCGGATTTTCAATGGGTGGTAACATTATTGTCCAAGCGGTTCAGgagttttacaagaatGCAAAAGAGGGAGCACGGCTTATAGACGGCCTCATGATTGTCTCCGGAATGTTTAATATTGATTGTAACTTGAATACAAGAGCAAAGAGAGCAGCATCACATTTTCTTTTCCTAGGTGCATGGTTCATTCCTAAAAAACAATCGCCGTACGAGAACGTCACAGATTACGGCAAGAATTTTGACATATTCACAAGATATAAGGATCCCCTATTTTATGTTCATGGTACTACACATAACTTGTTACGTGAAATGTTTAGTGCCTGTAAATATGTAAAGAAACCTAAGAATATGGTACACTACCCAAAGGATTTGCCAACCATTTTAATTCACTCCAAGGATGACCACATATGTGACATCAAGGGACCAAGAAGAATGGTTGAAAAGTACTTTaaggataatgaaaatATGAAATTTATAGAACTAGATGCTGGTATACACCATCTAACCGTTCCTAAATCACTTTTCCTTACTAAAACTCACATTAGGGAATGGTTAGAGAAACATACTCCTTCAGCCACCAATTCTAACGCAGTTGATAAACCAACAATGTAG
- a CDS encoding hypothetical protein (encoded by transcript BEWA_022280A) has protein sequence MTGVMNSVEVGDWIDIELISTDVSVDSTTDDCVDTCSSCSVDSLSDGELVVREGEYMDEERILTRL, from the exons ATGACTGGTGTTATGaactcggtggaagttggTGATTGGATAGACATTGAGCTAATTTCTACcgacgtgagtgttgactCTACTACTGACGACTGTGTtgatacttgttcatcttgttccgtggatagtctctctgacggtgagctagttgtgagggagggtgaatatatggatgaggag CGTATACTGACTAGGCTTTAG